Proteins from a single region of Saccharospirillaceae bacterium:
- the gatA gene encoding Asp-tRNA(Asn)/Glu-tRNA(Gln) amidotransferase subunit GatA, translated as MHNKTIADISRELAAGEYSSVEITQDLLGRIKDKDGDYNSFITVTEEQALAQAKAADERRAAGNAEAWTGVPMAHKDIFCTEGVLTTCASKMLSNFEAPYDSTVADNFNKAGAVCLGKTNMDEFAMGSSNESSYYGAVKNPWDTDCVPGGSSGGSAAAVAARLVPGATATDTGGSIRQPAALCGITGLKPTYGRVSRYGMIAFASSLDQAGTMTRTAEDSAMMMNVMASFDNKDSTCVDHEIPDYTATLNDSLEGMTVGLPTEYFRDDLSPEMQQQVMNAIREYENQGVKVKEISLPNTHLAVPAYYIVAPAECSANLSRMDGVRFGYRCEDPKDINDLYVRSRGEGFGDEVKRRIMVGTYALSAGFYDAYYKKAQQVRRLIKNDFVEAFKDVDMIMSPVTPTPAFKAGEKGDDPVAMYLEDIFTIALNLAGLPGMSIPCGQVGVEGGKDLPVGLQLIGNYFDEARLLNAGHKFQQATDWHLKTPAGI; from the coding sequence CTACAACAGCTTTATTACCGTCACCGAAGAACAGGCGCTGGCTCAGGCAAAAGCCGCCGACGAACGTCGCGCTGCGGGTAACGCCGAAGCCTGGACCGGTGTACCGATGGCTCACAAAGATATTTTCTGCACCGAGGGGGTACTAACCACCTGTGCCTCGAAAATGCTGAGCAACTTTGAAGCGCCATACGATTCCACCGTGGCCGACAACTTTAATAAAGCCGGTGCGGTGTGTTTGGGTAAAACCAACATGGACGAATTCGCTATGGGTTCATCCAACGAAAGCTCGTATTACGGTGCAGTGAAAAACCCGTGGGATACCGATTGTGTTCCGGGTGGTTCTTCCGGAGGTTCGGCGGCCGCAGTTGCTGCGCGTCTGGTGCCGGGTGCTACCGCAACCGATACCGGTGGTTCGATTCGCCAGCCAGCAGCGCTTTGTGGCATTACCGGTCTGAAGCCAACTTATGGTCGTGTTTCTCGTTACGGCATGATTGCGTTTGCTTCCAGTCTGGATCAGGCCGGTACCATGACCCGTACTGCTGAAGACTCGGCGATGATGATGAACGTAATGGCGAGCTTTGATAACAAAGACTCGACCTGTGTTGATCATGAAATTCCGGATTACACCGCGACGCTGAATGATTCGTTAGAAGGTATGACGGTGGGTCTGCCAACTGAATATTTCCGCGATGATTTATCGCCGGAAATGCAGCAGCAGGTAATGAACGCCATTAGAGAATACGAAAACCAGGGTGTGAAGGTGAAAGAGATTTCTTTGCCAAATACTCACTTGGCGGTTCCTGCGTATTACATCGTTGCTCCGGCGGAATGTTCGGCCAACCTGTCTCGTATGGACGGCGTTCGTTTTGGTTACCGTTGTGAAGATCCAAAAGACATTAACGATCTGTACGTTCGCTCCCGTGGTGAAGGTTTTGGTGATGAAGTTAAACGCCGCATTATGGTGGGCACTTACGCGCTGTCTGCGGGTTTCTACGATGCTTACTACAAAAAAGCACAACAGGTTCGTCGTTTAATTAAAAATGACTTTGTTGAAGCCTTTAAAGACGTCGACATGATCATGAGTCCGGTAACACCAACACCTGCCTTTAAAGCCGGTGAAAAAGGTGATGATCCGGTGGCAATGTACCTGGAAGATATTTTCACCATCGCATTAAACCTGGCGGGTCTGCCGGGTATGTCGATCCCATGTGGTCAAGTGGGTGTTGAAGGTGGGAAGGATTTACCGGTTGGCCTGCAGTTAATTGGTAATTATTTCGACGAAGCACGTCTGTTAAATGCTGGCCATAAATTCCAGCAAGCAACCGACTGGCATTTAAAAACACCGGCTGGCATTTAA
- the gatB gene encoding Asp-tRNA(Asn)/Glu-tRNA(Gln) amidotransferase subunit GatB — MEWEVVIGLEIHAQLSTKSKIFSGSSTAYGAEANTQANAVDLGLPGVLPVFNEEALRMAVKFGLAIDAEIGEKSVFDRKNYFYPDSPKGYQTTQLHHPIVGMGHIDIELDDGETRRINVTRAHLEEDAGKSVHEGFDGFSGIDLNRAGTPLIEIVSEPELRSAKEAAAYFRKMHSIVTYLGVCDGDLSQGSMRCDCNVSLRPKGQEEFGTRTEIKNVNSFRNVERAIEVEIERQMDVLEDGGVIVQETRLYDADKNETRSMRSKEVANDYRYFPCPDLLPVIIDDNYIEAVRETLPELPDAKRARFVKDHGLSATDAAVIASNRDLAHYFEAAAKAANDYKLAANWVQADVSAALNRLEIDVTELAVNAEQLGRILVLIKDNTLNNGGAKEVFNALLEGKGDDVDGLVDSLGLKQVSDTGAIEAIVEQVLADNAKLVETYLATPEEKRGKAMGPFIGATRKAAKGVNPQVVMEVLKKKLSELG, encoded by the coding sequence ATGGAATGGGAAGTTGTAATCGGCCTTGAGATCCACGCTCAGCTGTCGACTAAATCCAAAATTTTCTCTGGCTCCAGTACCGCTTACGGTGCCGAAGCCAACACCCAGGCTAACGCCGTTGATCTGGGTTTACCGGGTGTTTTACCGGTATTTAACGAAGAAGCACTGCGTATGGCGGTGAAATTCGGTTTAGCGATCGATGCGGAAATTGGTGAAAAATCCGTGTTTGATCGTAAAAACTATTTCTACCCGGATTCGCCAAAAGGTTATCAGACCACTCAGCTGCACCACCCAATCGTCGGTATGGGCCATATCGATATTGAGTTGGACGATGGCGAAACGAGACGAATCAACGTAACCCGTGCGCATCTGGAAGAAGATGCCGGTAAATCGGTACACGAAGGTTTCGACGGCTTTTCTGGTATCGATTTAAACCGTGCCGGTACGCCGTTAATCGAAATTGTTTCTGAGCCGGAATTACGTTCCGCCAAAGAAGCCGCTGCGTATTTCCGTAAAATGCACAGCATCGTGACCTACTTAGGTGTGTGTGACGGTGATCTGTCTCAGGGCTCTATGCGTTGTGACTGTAACGTGTCTCTGCGTCCGAAAGGTCAGGAAGAATTCGGTACCCGTACTGAAATTAAAAACGTGAATTCTTTCCGTAACGTTGAACGTGCGATTGAAGTAGAAATCGAACGTCAGATGGACGTACTGGAAGACGGCGGTGTGATCGTTCAGGAAACGCGTCTGTACGATGCAGATAAAAACGAAACCCGTTCTATGCGCTCGAAAGAAGTGGCGAACGATTACCGTTATTTCCCGTGCCCGGATTTATTGCCGGTTATCATCGACGATAACTACATCGAAGCGGTTCGTGAAACATTGCCGGAATTACCGGATGCTAAGCGTGCTCGTTTTGTGAAAGATCATGGCTTAAGCGCAACCGACGCGGCGGTAATTGCGTCTAACCGCGATCTGGCTCACTACTTCGAAGCTGCAGCAAAAGCGGCTAACGATTACAAGCTGGCGGCTAACTGGGTGCAGGCAGATGTATCGGCTGCACTGAACCGTTTAGAGATTGATGTCACTGAGCTGGCAGTTAATGCAGAACAGCTGGGTCGTATTCTGGTGCTGATTAAAGACAACACCCTGAATAACGGTGGCGCGAAAGAAGTCTTTAACGCGCTGCTGGAAGGTAAAGGTGATGACGTTGATGGCTTAGTGGATTCATTAGGTCTGAAACAGGTGTCTGATACCGGCGCGATCGAAGCGATCGTAGAACAGGTATTAGCGGATAACGCTAAGCTGGTTGAAACCTACCTGGCAACACCGGAAGAAAAACGCGGCAAAGCGATGGGACCATTTATTGGTGCAACCCGTAAAGCCGCGAAAGGTGTTAACCCGCAGGTTGTAATGGAAGTTCTGAAGAAGAAGCTTTCTGAGCTGGGCTAA
- a CDS encoding NADAR family protein: MGLFPEENLNSHFFSRHDANELLGSASLHGFYLDEQDWPSVEHYFQAMQFDNPAFQEKIRNAKTAEDAIKMTKWRFWQRRKDWKQRRQVLMTRAMYTKCKAHPEVAAALLNSGDQTLVENNSYDYFWGCGRDRRGENQFGKILMNIREKLRQESDEE, encoded by the coding sequence ATGGGACTGTTTCCAGAAGAAAACCTGAACTCACACTTTTTCTCACGCCACGATGCCAATGAGTTATTAGGCAGTGCCTCGTTGCATGGTTTCTATCTTGATGAGCAAGACTGGCCCAGTGTTGAGCATTACTTCCAGGCGATGCAGTTTGATAACCCTGCCTTCCAGGAAAAAATCCGCAACGCTAAAACTGCGGAAGATGCGATTAAAATGACCAAGTGGCGTTTCTGGCAACGCCGCAAAGACTGGAAACAACGCCGCCAGGTGTTAATGACCCGCGCCATGTACACCAAGTGTAAGGCTCACCCGGAAGTCGCTGCCGCTTTGCTCAACAGCGGCGATCAAACCCTGGTGGAAAACAACAGTTACGATTACTTCTGGGGCTGTGGCCGTGACCGCCGTGGGGAAAACCAGTTCGGAAAGATCCTGATGAATATCCGTGAGAAGTTACGTCAGGAATCAGACGAAGAATAA
- a CDS encoding 8-oxoguanine deaminase yields MSTSASESSVTKQNLWIKQPLSCFTANNNDAANGVVICGDRIIELVAEGQQPTSDIHQIFDARQHVLLPGLINTHHHFYQTLTRACPPALNKKLFPWLQTLYPIWAKLTPEAHATATELAMVELMLSGCTTAADHHYLFPHGMEHAIDQQAKVALKLGMRATFTRGSMTLSQKDGGLPPETVVQTEQQILDDSERLIKHWHQQDEKSLVEIALAPCSPFSVTQDIMKASAVLAEKYNVGLHTHLAETEDENDFCLKMFGLRPLDYLESVGWLNNRTWLAHGIHFNDEEIQRLGKAGTGICHCPSSNMVLASGICHVRELVQAGAPIGLGVDGSASNDHSNLMQEIRQALLIQRLRYEADEFTHFDALTLATKGSASVLRRPNIGELAVGKQADFALFKLDEPRFSGAHDPLAALVLCGASQADAVMINGQWKVKNKEWLDGDIEALMAQHQQAAKTLYN; encoded by the coding sequence ATGTCGACGAGCGCATCTGAATCAAGCGTTACAAAACAAAACCTGTGGATAAAACAGCCACTGTCCTGTTTTACCGCCAATAACAATGATGCCGCAAACGGCGTTGTCATTTGTGGTGATCGGATTATTGAGCTGGTCGCCGAAGGCCAGCAACCGACATCTGACATTCATCAGATATTTGATGCCAGACAACATGTATTACTGCCCGGTTTAATTAATACCCATCATCATTTTTACCAAACTCTGACTCGTGCCTGTCCACCTGCGTTAAATAAAAAGTTATTTCCCTGGCTTCAAACTCTGTACCCGATCTGGGCCAAGCTCACACCGGAAGCACACGCAACGGCAACAGAATTAGCCATGGTAGAGCTGATGTTATCCGGCTGCACTACGGCAGCCGATCATCACTATCTGTTTCCACACGGAATGGAGCACGCCATTGATCAGCAAGCAAAAGTCGCCCTGAAATTAGGTATGCGTGCCACGTTTACCCGCGGTTCAATGACATTAAGTCAGAAGGATGGAGGATTACCGCCGGAAACCGTGGTTCAAACCGAACAACAAATTCTTGATGACAGTGAGCGCCTGATTAAGCACTGGCACCAGCAAGATGAAAAATCTCTGGTCGAAATTGCTCTGGCGCCCTGCTCACCGTTTTCGGTAACACAAGACATTATGAAAGCCAGCGCGGTATTGGCTGAAAAATACAACGTTGGTTTGCATACCCATTTAGCCGAAACCGAAGATGAAAATGATTTTTGTCTGAAAATGTTCGGCTTACGTCCATTGGATTATCTTGAGTCCGTCGGCTGGCTGAATAATCGCACCTGGCTGGCCCATGGGATTCATTTTAACGATGAAGAAATTCAGCGACTGGGCAAAGCAGGCACCGGGATTTGTCATTGTCCGTCTTCTAATATGGTTTTAGCGTCTGGTATTTGCCATGTGCGAGAATTAGTTCAAGCTGGCGCTCCGATCGGCTTAGGCGTTGATGGTAGCGCATCCAATGATCACAGCAATTTAATGCAGGAAATACGTCAGGCTTTATTAATTCAGAGACTGCGTTATGAAGCTGATGAATTTACCCATTTTGATGCTCTTACACTGGCAACTAAAGGTTCAGCCTCAGTGCTACGCCGGCCAAACATCGGCGAACTGGCAGTTGGCAAACAGGCAGATTTCGCCTTATTTAAATTGGATGAGCCAAGATTCAGTGGCGCTCACGATCCGCTAGCCGCGCTGGTTTTGTGTGGCGCCTCACAAGCCGATGCAGTAATGATTAATGGCCAGTGGAAAGTGAAGAATAAAGAGTGGTTAGACGGTGATATAGAAGCGCTGATGGCTCAACACCAGCAAGCGGCAAAAACCCTGTATAACTGA
- the tkt gene encoding transketolase gives MTSRSELANAIRALSMDAVQKAKSGHPGAPMGMADIAEVLWNDYLKHNPENPDWADRDRFILSNGHGSMLIYSLLHLAGYGLSIDDIKNFRQLHSKTPGHPEYGYAPGIETTTGPLGQGIANGVGMATAEKVLAAQFNRDGHNIVDHHTYVFLGDGCMMEGISHEACSLAGTLGLGKLVAFYDDNGISIDGEVEGWFTDDTVKRFESYGWQVIPRVNGHDPEEIKQAIETARANTEQPSLICCKTIIGFGSPNKEGKEDCHGAPLGDDEIALTRERLGWNHGAFEIPDNVYEGWSAKAKGAAAEQSWNDKFAAYEAAYPELAAEYKRRMAGDLPADFSEKAQAYIEECQAKGEEVASRKASQNTLNAFGPLLPEFLGGSADLAGSNLTLWKDAQGVSETDASGNYLFYGVREFGMSAMMNGIALHKGFVPYGATFLMFMEYARNAVRMAALMKQRAIFVYTHDSIGLGEDGPTHQPVEQVANLRNTPSLETWRPCDTVESATCWKAAVERADGPSALIFSRQGLQHQQRTAEQVNNIAKGGYILRDCEGTPDAIIIATGSEVKLAMEAAEQLAGKNVRVVSMPSAEVFCKQDAAYIESVLPAAVTARVAVEALHKDFWYKFVGLQGKIIGMETFGESAPAGELFKEFGITTDAVVEAVNSLV, from the coding sequence ATGACCTCTCGTTCCGAACTGGCCAATGCCATCCGTGCATTGAGCATGGACGCCGTTCAGAAAGCTAAATCTGGCCACCCAGGCGCCCCAATGGGGATGGCCGACATCGCCGAAGTGTTATGGAACGACTACCTAAAGCACAACCCGGAGAATCCCGATTGGGCAGATCGCGACCGCTTTATTCTCTCTAACGGTCATGGGTCAATGCTGATCTACTCGCTGCTGCACCTGGCCGGTTACGGCTTAAGCATCGACGACATCAAAAATTTCCGTCAGCTGCACTCAAAAACGCCGGGCCACCCTGAATACGGTTACGCCCCTGGTATCGAAACCACCACAGGCCCTCTGGGTCAGGGCATCGCTAACGGTGTTGGTATGGCAACCGCTGAAAAAGTTCTGGCGGCTCAGTTCAACCGCGACGGCCACAACATCGTTGACCACCACACCTACGTATTCCTCGGTGATGGCTGCATGATGGAAGGTATCTCACACGAAGCGTGTTCTTTAGCGGGTACTCTGGGCTTAGGCAAACTGGTTGCGTTCTACGACGACAACGGCATCTCCATCGACGGTGAAGTCGAAGGTTGGTTCACTGACGACACGGTTAAGCGTTTTGAATCGTACGGTTGGCAGGTGATCCCACGTGTTAACGGTCACGATCCGGAAGAAATCAAACAAGCAATCGAAACCGCTCGCGCAAACACCGAGCAACCAAGCCTGATCTGCTGCAAAACCATCATTGGTTTTGGTTCGCCAAATAAAGAAGGCAAAGAAGACTGTCACGGCGCACCGCTGGGCGATGATGAAATTGCACTGACCCGTGAACGCTTGGGCTGGAACCACGGCGCCTTCGAAATTCCTGACAATGTTTATGAAGGCTGGAGCGCAAAAGCGAAAGGCGCTGCGGCTGAGCAAAGCTGGAATGACAAGTTCGCAGCATACGAGGCTGCTTACCCAGAGCTAGCAGCAGAATATAAACGTCGTATGGCCGGTGACCTTCCAGCCGATTTCTCTGAAAAAGCCCAAGCTTACATAGAAGAATGTCAGGCAAAAGGTGAAGAAGTCGCTTCTCGCAAGGCCTCTCAGAACACCCTGAATGCATTTGGTCCGCTACTGCCGGAATTCCTCGGCGGCTCTGCTGACCTGGCTGGCTCCAACCTGACACTGTGGAAAGACGCACAAGGCGTGAGCGAAACCGACGCTTCCGGTAACTACCTGTTCTACGGCGTACGTGAGTTCGGCATGAGCGCCATGATGAACGGTATCGCGCTGCACAAAGGTTTTGTCCCTTACGGTGCAACCTTCCTGATGTTCATGGAGTACGCCCGCAACGCCGTACGTATGGCGGCGCTGATGAAGCAACGTGCCATCTTTGTTTACACCCACGATTCTATCGGCCTGGGTGAAGACGGCCCAACTCACCAGCCGGTTGAGCAAGTAGCCAACCTGCGTAACACCCCAAGTCTGGAAACCTGGCGTCCATGTGACACGGTAGAATCGGCAACGTGCTGGAAGGCAGCCGTTGAACGTGCCGACGGCCCAAGTGCGCTGATCTTCTCTCGCCAGGGTCTGCAGCACCAGCAGCGTACTGCTGAGCAGGTAAATAACATCGCTAAAGGGGGTTATATCCTGCGTGATTGTGAAGGTACGCCGGATGCCATCATCATCGCTACCGGTTCAGAAGTGAAGCTGGCGATGGAAGCGGCTGAGCAATTAGCTGGCAAAAACGTACGCGTTGTTTCTATGCCTTCTGCGGAAGTGTTCTGCAAACAAGACGCTGCTTATATCGAATCGGTACTGCCAGCCGCTGTCACCGCTCGTGTAGCCGTTGAAGCACTGCACAAAGACTTCTGGTACAAGTTTGTTGGCCTGCAAGGCAAGATCATCGGCATGGAAACGTTCGGTGAATCGGCACCAGCGGGTGAACTGTTTAAAGAGTTTGGCATTACTACCGATGCTGTGGTTGAAGCTGTAAATAGCCTGGTTTGA
- a CDS encoding transporter substrate-binding domain-containing protein produces the protein MNILSKTLSFILLLALNGVSQAKEKLYFFTEQYPPYNMSDDGSAFAHKAEDISGLCTDIVKAVLKEVPYQSRIKLRNWRYGLDRTTRKPNTGLFCAVRSEDREALFDWVGPITDLRWTLFAKPGSDITLNTLEDARAYTIGGYKGDVMSNYLISKGFKVVLADSSQMVPRKLELNQVDLWVTDQLTGPYTAANVTEMESLKEVLTFRSTPMYIAMNKETPEKVINSLQQALDALRQQGELQSIEAAYGR, from the coding sequence ATGAATATTCTATCTAAAACTCTATCTTTTATACTGTTATTGGCTCTTAACGGTGTTAGTCAGGCCAAAGAGAAGCTGTATTTCTTCACCGAGCAGTATCCGCCTTACAATATGTCCGACGATGGCAGCGCATTTGCTCACAAGGCGGAAGATATCAGTGGCCTGTGTACCGATATTGTCAAAGCTGTGCTTAAAGAGGTGCCTTATCAATCGCGTATCAAATTACGTAACTGGCGCTACGGTTTGGATCGGACAACGCGTAAACCCAACACCGGGTTATTCTGCGCTGTGCGCAGCGAAGATCGGGAGGCGTTGTTCGATTGGGTCGGCCCCATCACGGACTTACGTTGGACTTTATTCGCCAAGCCCGGTTCTGATATCACGTTAAATACCCTCGAAGATGCTCGTGCATACACTATTGGCGGCTACAAAGGGGATGTAATGAGCAATTATCTGATCAGTAAGGGCTTTAAGGTTGTGCTGGCAGACTCTTCGCAGATGGTTCCACGAAAGCTGGAATTAAATCAGGTGGACCTGTGGGTGACCGATCAGCTAACCGGACCTTATACCGCAGCGAATGTGACCGAGATGGAATCGTTAAAAGAGGTGCTGACTTTCCGTAGCACGCCTATGTACATTGCAATGAACAAAGAGACCCCAGAGAAAGTTATCAATAGCTTGCAACAAGCTTTGGATGCACTGCGCCAGCAAGGTGAACTGCAGAGTATTGAGGCTGCTTACGGTCGTTAA
- a CDS encoding RNA methyltransferase, which produces MATMKLDDIKKLHQKKYRTQFGHYLVEGEHLILELEKTSIERCEILVTETYQDWPTRFKKTLISSKKMAAISDTKSPQGIIAIVPLPRTDHGNNEPTRNKSIYLYEIQDPGNLGTILRTLGWFGGYRCILSPGSVDPFNPKVVRSSMGAIFHVEIDQEVTLQQLQQRYPRIATLDMQGSPLNEPSFGEFECYLFGNEARGVPRDALAGFDTVPFTITGNGAIESLNLATAVNMTMYELNR; this is translated from the coding sequence ATGGCTACCATGAAACTCGACGACATTAAAAAACTGCATCAGAAAAAGTATCGTACTCAGTTCGGTCATTATCTGGTGGAAGGTGAGCATCTGATTCTGGAGTTGGAGAAAACATCCATTGAGCGTTGTGAAATTCTGGTCACAGAGACTTATCAGGATTGGCCAACACGCTTTAAGAAAACATTGATCAGCAGCAAAAAAATGGCTGCTATTTCAGATACCAAATCACCTCAGGGCATTATTGCGATTGTCCCACTGCCCCGAACTGATCACGGCAACAACGAACCAACCCGCAACAAGTCGATCTATTTATATGAAATACAAGACCCGGGAAACCTCGGGACGATCTTGCGCACGTTAGGCTGGTTCGGTGGCTATCGCTGTATTCTGAGTCCGGGCAGTGTTGATCCGTTTAACCCCAAAGTGGTGCGTTCCAGCATGGGAGCCATCTTCCATGTTGAGATTGATCAGGAAGTGACGCTGCAACAACTGCAACAACGCTACCCACGAATTGCAACCCTGGACATGCAGGGATCACCACTAAATGAACCGTCTTTCGGGGAGTTTGAGTGCTATCTGTTTGGCAATGAAGCACGTGGGGTACCGAGGGACGCATTGGCCGGATTCGATACCGTACCGTTCACCATCACCGGCAATGGTGCCATTGAGTCGCTGAACCTGGCCACGGCCGTTAATATGACGATGTATGAACTAAACCGCTAA